One stretch of Tepidibacter hydrothermalis DNA includes these proteins:
- the hcp gene encoding hydroxylamine reductase — translation MFCYQCEQTMGGKGCTKSGVCGKTPEIANLQDLLIYQLKGISCYAKSLIEEGQIIDKEIVKFVENGLFTTLTNVNFDAEVHVKLLKESQKIKEGLRNKAPIGQYPDPATYDLSDTKEAMLKDSVKAGIMYDQNLDPDIRSLRSTILYGLKGVSAYGHQARFINYHSDQVDQFYFLGLEATTNDNLTLEDLIRMTMRTGEMSVEVMRILDEANTETYQNPSPQKVNVNIKKGPFIIVSGHDLRDLEILLQQTEGKGINIYTHGEMLPCHGYPSLKKYKHLVGNYGSAWQNQQKEFDNIPGCILMTTNCLMRPRESYKDRIFTTNVVGWDGLKNIKVNEDGTKDFSEIINKALELGGFKEDEEEKEILVGFGHQATLSHAETIVNAVKEGKIRHFFLIGGCDGAKPGRNYYTEFAEKVPEDCVILTLACGKYRFNKLDFGTVAGLPRLLDVGQCNDAYSAVRIATALADAFDTNVNDLPLTIVLSWYEQKAVADLLALLSLGINGIYLGPSLPAFISPNVLQYLVDTFSIKPISTPDDDLKNSLHQAN, via the coding sequence ATGTTTTGTTATCAATGCGAACAAACTATGGGCGGAAAAGGTTGTACCAAAAGTGGAGTTTGTGGAAAAACGCCTGAAATAGCTAATTTACAAGATCTATTAATATATCAATTAAAAGGAATATCATGCTATGCAAAAAGTTTAATTGAAGAGGGACAGATTATTGATAAAGAAATTGTAAAATTTGTAGAGAATGGATTATTTACTACATTAACTAATGTGAATTTTGATGCAGAGGTTCATGTGAAGTTATTAAAGGAATCCCAAAAAATAAAAGAAGGGCTAAGAAATAAAGCACCTATTGGACAATATCCTGATCCAGCAACATATGATCTTAGTGATACTAAAGAAGCAATGTTAAAGGACTCAGTAAAAGCTGGTATAATGTATGATCAGAATCTTGATCCTGATATTCGTTCTTTAAGATCTACTATACTATATGGGTTAAAAGGTGTAAGTGCCTATGGGCATCAAGCGAGATTTATTAATTATCACAGTGACCAAGTAGATCAGTTTTATTTCTTAGGATTAGAAGCTACTACAAATGATAATTTAACTCTGGAAGATCTTATTCGCATGACGATGAGAACTGGGGAAATGAGTGTAGAAGTAATGAGAATTTTAGATGAAGCAAATACTGAGACATATCAAAATCCATCCCCACAGAAAGTTAATGTAAATATTAAGAAAGGACCATTCATAATTGTATCAGGACACGATTTAAGAGATTTAGAAATTTTACTTCAACAAACAGAAGGAAAAGGAATTAATATTTATACTCATGGAGAAATGTTGCCATGTCATGGATATCCATCATTAAAGAAATATAAACATTTAGTAGGTAACTATGGTTCTGCATGGCAAAATCAGCAGAAGGAGTTTGATAATATACCTGGATGTATTTTAATGACTACTAACTGTTTGATGAGACCAAGAGAATCTTATAAAGATAGAATATTTACTACTAACGTTGTAGGTTGGGATGGGCTTAAGAATATTAAAGTTAATGAAGATGGTACGAAAGATTTTAGTGAAATTATAAATAAAGCACTAGAACTAGGTGGATTTAAAGAAGATGAGGAAGAAAAAGAAATTTTAGTAGGATTTGGTCATCAGGCAACCTTATCTCATGCTGAAACTATAGTGAATGCAGTGAAGGAAGGAAAGATAAGACACTTCTTCTTAATAGGTGGTTGCGATGGAGCAAAGCCAGGAAGAAATTATTATACTGAATTTGCTGAAAAGGTTCCTGAAGATTGTGTAATTCTAACACTTGCTTGTGGTAAGTATAGATTTAATAAATTGGACTTTGGAACAGTAGCAGGATTACCTAGACTATTAGATGTTGGACAATGTAATGATGCATATTCAGCAGTTAGAATTGCTACAGCTCTTGCAGATGCATTTGACACGAATGTAAATGATCTGCCTCTTACTATAGTGCTTTCTTGGTATGAACAAAAGGCAGTTGCTGATTTGTTGGCATTATTATCTCTTGGAATAAATGGTATATACTTAGGACCTAGCTTACCAGCATTTATATCTCCTAATGTATTACAATATTTAGTGGATACATTTAGTATAAAACCAATAAGTACTCCAGATGATGATTTAAAGAATTCTCTACATCAAGCTAATTAA
- a CDS encoding ATPase, whose amino-acid sequence MTEKIKRVFPGGNTADGFFSYYDYMIEQNDANHIFCIKGGPGVGKSSMMKNIGSEMIRLGYDVEYHHCSSDNNSIDGVVIPALKVAMVDATAYSTKW is encoded by the coding sequence ATGACAGAAAAAATTAAGAGAGTGTTTCCAGGTGGAAACACAGCAGATGGTTTTTTTTCTTACTATGATTATATGATAGAGCAAAATGATGCAAATCATATATTTTGCATAAAAGGTGGACCGGGCGTGGGTAAATCTTCTATGATGAAAAATATAGGAAGTGAAATGATTAGACTTGGTTATGATGTTGAGTATCATCACTGTTCATCAGATAATAACTCTATAGATGGGGTTGTTATACCAGCGCTTAAAGTTGCCATGGTGGATGCAACTGCTTATTCTACTAAATGGTAA
- a CDS encoding methyl-accepting chemotaxis protein translates to MKKDIRLGFKSKILLIVISLLLVLSITIISIVFSETKKVVNDNIYKQLNSNIELGNSLIEEKYPGDWEVKEDKLYKGEKLISGDTEFVDEIKKSTDSIATIALQATRVSTNVIVNGERAIGTKISEEVANKVLNEDEVFTGEANVLNKIYASKYIPIKNGNGENIGILFVGVEKSTVNKQINKLMLTIVIITIIVLLIAIIISIIFANSIDKNIKEILKFLKRISSGDFSSVCNVNSSDEIKIISDELNNMTKNIGNLIYTIKNTSQNVYQSSDNLANVSHEMAYASENVTMSIQDVANGTAEQAEDLIDIMSALNEFGNQLEHIVQSINDIEHSTRNIDSMANESNDNMNSLIESVSKVSDSFNDFITKISDLGDNINKINEITIVINNIADQTNLLALNAAIEAARAGESGKGFAVVAEEIRKLAVQSKDSSQNINDLVKNIIDSTESMIEISEVMNNEVTNQGEVIHTGIDSFKQIIKSVEEVIPKIEEVNNSSESIENEKNSIVKKVEHSSSIAQEVSASSEQIAASSEEMSASIDTVTDTIQNLNSMTKEMDDQINKFKL, encoded by the coding sequence ATGAAAAAAGATATTAGATTAGGATTTAAATCAAAGATATTATTAATTGTTATTTCATTATTACTTGTATTAAGCATAACTATTATATCTATAGTATTTTCTGAAACAAAAAAAGTTGTAAATGATAATATATACAAACAATTGAATTCTAATATAGAGTTAGGAAATAGCTTGATTGAAGAAAAATATCCTGGTGACTGGGAAGTAAAAGAGGACAAATTATATAAAGGTGAAAAATTAATAAGTGGCGACACGGAGTTTGTAGATGAAATAAAAAAATCTACAGATTCAATAGCTACAATAGCATTACAAGCTACAAGAGTATCTACTAATGTTATAGTAAATGGAGAAAGAGCAATTGGAACAAAAATATCTGAAGAAGTTGCAAATAAAGTTTTGAATGAGGATGAAGTTTTTACAGGCGAGGCAAATGTTTTAAACAAAATTTATGCATCTAAATATATTCCAATAAAAAATGGAAATGGTGAAAATATAGGGATTTTATTTGTAGGAGTAGAAAAAAGCACTGTTAATAAACAGATAAATAAGTTAATGCTTACTATAGTCATTATTACAATTATAGTATTATTAATTGCTATTATTATCTCTATAATCTTTGCAAATTCTATTGATAAAAATATTAAAGAAATTTTAAAATTCCTTAAAAGAATTTCTTCTGGTGATTTTAGTTCAGTCTGTAATGTAAATTCATCAGATGAAATAAAGATTATTTCAGATGAACTTAATAATATGACAAAGAATATAGGAAATCTTATATATACTATAAAGAACACATCTCAAAATGTATATCAAAGTTCTGATAACTTAGCAAATGTTTCACATGAAATGGCATATGCATCTGAAAATGTTACAATGTCAATACAGGATGTAGCAAATGGAACTGCAGAACAAGCAGAAGATTTAATAGATATAATGTCAGCATTAAATGAGTTTGGAAATCAGTTAGAACATATAGTTCAGTCTATAAATGATATAGAGCATAGCACAAGAAATATTGATTCTATGGCTAATGAAAGTAATGACAATATGAACTCTTTAATAGAATCGGTAAGTAAAGTAAGTGATTCATTCAATGATTTTATAACAAAAATTTCAGATTTAGGTGATAATATAAATAAAATAAATGAAATCACAATTGTTATAAACAATATAGCTGATCAAACTAATTTACTTGCTTTAAATGCTGCTATAGAAGCAGCTAGAGCAGGAGAATCAGGAAAAGGATTTGCAGTAGTTGCAGAGGAAATAAGAAAGCTTGCAGTTCAAAGCAAAGATTCATCTCAAAATATAAATGATTTGGTTAAAAATATAATAGATAGTACAGAAAGCATGATTGAGATTAGTGAGGTAATGAATAATGAAGTAACTAATCAAGGTGAAGTTATACATACTGGTATTGATTCGTTTAAGCAAATAATTAAATCAGTAGAAGAAGTAATTCCAAAAATTGAAGAGGTAAATAATTCATCTGAAAGTATAGAAAATGAAAAAAATAGTATCGTGAAAAAAGTGGAACATTCATCTTCTATTGCACAAGAAGTTTCTGCATCTTCAGAACAAATTGCAGCATCTTCTGAAGAAATGAGTGCATCTATAGATACAGTTACGGATACAATACAAAATTTAAATAGTATGACAAAAGAGATGGACGATCAGATAAATAAATTTAAATTGTAA
- a CDS encoding recombinase family protein, whose translation MYKVAIYSRKSKLTEKGDSIQNQIDLCKQHINNKFNACEFIIYEDEGYSGGNANRPQFKLMIEDAKKNKFDILICYRLDRVSRNISDFSGTIELLNNHNISFISVKEQFDTSTPMGRAMMYIASVFAQLERETIAERIRDNMLSLARSGRWLGGQTPTGFKSEPIIYYDSDMNKKKMYKLSPIKDELSMVKNLYSKYIELKSLSKLESFTLQNNIKTKNNKDFDKSSLKSILTNPVYAIADELVYEYFKNNNCDIPSPKSDFNSNHSIITYNKQSKTKKNTTLRRDKSDWIIAIGKHKGIIPSDNWIKVQYLLESNSKKAPRLNTGSIGLITPLLICKECGSKMRVSVYRRKGVTYYYYRCLMKERSKGSRCNSKNLLGSMADEMILKEIKNISINQNRLYHKLNHHRQSINSIYNKNVDKKDDLEKELKLYEQNISNLTLQISQNQSSTASKYLINQIEEFDNKINEIKKELNDITEDNEITLLKKINIDLYVELLTHFSSNIDSLTFEEKKQLLNELISNITWDGEKLEIFLKG comes from the coding sequence GTGTATAAAGTTGCTATTTATTCTCGTAAGTCAAAGCTTACTGAAAAAGGGGATTCTATTCAAAATCAAATAGATTTATGTAAACAACATATTAATAATAAATTTAATGCTTGTGAGTTTATTATTTATGAAGATGAAGGATATTCAGGAGGAAATGCTAATAGACCTCAATTTAAATTGATGATTGAAGATGCAAAAAAAAATAAATTCGATATACTAATATGCTATAGATTAGATCGTGTAAGTAGAAATATATCTGATTTTTCTGGTACTATAGAACTCCTTAATAACCACAATATATCTTTTATATCTGTTAAAGAACAGTTCGATACTTCAACTCCAATGGGAAGAGCTATGATGTATATAGCATCTGTTTTCGCTCAACTAGAGAGAGAAACTATAGCAGAGAGAATTAGAGATAATATGCTATCTCTTGCAAGATCAGGTAGATGGCTAGGAGGTCAAACTCCTACAGGATTTAAAAGTGAACCTATAATTTACTATGACTCGGATATGAATAAAAAGAAAATGTATAAACTCTCTCCCATAAAAGATGAATTAAGTATGGTTAAAAATTTATATAGTAAATATATTGAATTGAAAAGTTTAAGTAAACTCGAAAGTTTCACACTACAAAATAATATAAAAACAAAGAATAACAAAGATTTTGATAAAAGTTCCCTTAAATCCATACTCACCAATCCAGTTTATGCTATAGCTGATGAATTAGTATATGAATATTTCAAAAATAATAATTGTGATATACCTTCTCCTAAGTCAGACTTTAATTCCAATCATTCAATAATTACCTATAATAAGCAGTCTAAAACCAAAAAAAATACAACTTTAAGAAGAGATAAATCAGATTGGATTATTGCCATTGGAAAACATAAAGGTATAATTCCATCTGATAATTGGATAAAAGTTCAATATTTATTAGAATCAAACTCAAAAAAAGCTCCTCGTTTAAACACAGGTAGTATTGGTTTAATAACCCCTTTATTAATATGTAAAGAATGTGGATCAAAGATGAGAGTAAGTGTATACAGAAGAAAAGGAGTCACTTACTATTATTATCGTTGTTTGATGAAAGAACGATCTAAAGGTAGTAGATGTAACTCAAAGAATTTGCTAGGCTCTATGGCTGATGAAATGATCCTAAAGGAGATAAAAAATATATCAATAAATCAAAATAGGTTATATCACAAATTAAACCATCATAGACAAAGCATTAATAGTATTTACAACAAAAATGTTGATAAAAAAGATGATTTAGAAAAAGAATTAAAATTATATGAACAAAATATATCTAACCTTACACTACAAATATCTCAAAATCAAAGCTCTACAGCCAGTAAATATCTAATTAATCAAATTGAAGAATTTGATAATAAAATAAATGAGATAAAAAAAGAACTTAATGATATAACAGAAGATAATGAAATTACATTATTGAAAAAAATAAATATAGATCTGTATGTGGAGTTATTAACACATTTTTCATCTAATATTGATAGTTTGACATTTGAAGAAAAAAAACAATTATTAAATGAATTAATAAGTAACATAACTTGGGATGGTGAAAAGCTTGAGATATTTTTAAAAGGATAA
- a CDS encoding methyl-accepting chemotaxis protein, producing the protein MKIKCSSIKFKFISTILITLLIIIATLSFMSIRTTQKSIKQQLQQDGTQLAKEIILQIENNNETIDNIEKLLENNMMSICNIIAKIEPISNDYLVELAKSSNVSEINLANKDGVIIYSNLGENLGFVYPKDHVVSKLINGSEDQIIEEIRKSSVSNDYYKYSAIRLENGNILQIGILANDIEYIKDSVSNQKIIEKIAKQDGIEYITIIDKNLTAIAHSDKEKIGETFSDKGTQEAAKHGNEYAWEYELKPGLWVYDVLVPLYNKGKHIGAVDIGISMKNLDSVKKQMFINTIIIACIAFVLSSGIIILLLNRMLKPLSKVMKVSNEVSDGDLTKVIDIHSNNEIGMLASSFNKMTNNLRTMTTKIKETTSNITDFSQELLSSTEQASVVSEQIAISTQNIASGSEKQSQSTENVLNNIKEVVSGMDNIKNEVKDVVDNADNTSELAIRGREKMVDMVNQMNTIKENVGYTSSVMDDLEKASKEIAVILQVINNIADETNLLALNAAIEAARAGESGRGFAVVSDEIRKLADESTKSADKIQTLILSNQENTKKAMEVIQQGLEETNKGEIIVTEVGDYLKDILNGFEITKQKLYKTNESINISNEKAKNIENVTHEIEAITMDSVASTEEVAASSEQQSASIQEISASVQELSCMTRELELMVEQFKV; encoded by the coding sequence TTGAAAATCAAATGCAGTTCTATAAAGTTTAAATTTATAAGTACTATATTAATTACATTACTTATAATAATAGCAACGTTAAGTTTTATGTCTATAAGAACTACACAAAAATCTATTAAGCAACAATTACAGCAAGATGGAACTCAGCTTGCTAAAGAAATAATACTACAAATAGAAAATAATAATGAAACTATAGACAATATAGAGAAATTATTAGAGAACAATATGATGTCTATTTGTAATATAATTGCTAAAATTGAACCGATATCTAATGATTATTTAGTTGAATTAGCTAAAAGTAGTAATGTTTCGGAAATTAATTTAGCAAACAAAGACGGTGTTATAATATATTCTAATTTAGGTGAAAATTTAGGTTTTGTATATCCAAAGGATCATGTTGTTTCTAAATTGATCAATGGAAGTGAAGATCAAATTATAGAGGAAATAAGAAAAAGTTCTGTTTCAAATGATTATTATAAGTATTCAGCTATAAGGCTTGAAAATGGAAACATACTGCAAATAGGTATATTAGCTAATGATATAGAATATATAAAAGACTCTGTATCTAATCAAAAAATAATAGAAAAAATAGCAAAACAAGATGGTATAGAATATATAACTATAATAGATAAAAATTTGACTGCTATAGCTCATAGCGATAAGGAAAAAATAGGAGAAACATTCTCTGATAAGGGAACGCAAGAGGCTGCAAAACATGGAAATGAATATGCATGGGAATATGAGCTTAAACCAGGTCTTTGGGTATATGACGTATTAGTACCTCTTTATAATAAAGGTAAACATATAGGGGCTGTTGATATAGGAATATCTATGAAGAATTTAGATAGTGTAAAGAAACAAATGTTTATAAATACTATTATAATAGCATGTATTGCTTTTGTACTTAGTTCCGGAATAATAATTTTATTACTAAATAGAATGTTAAAACCATTAAGCAAAGTTATGAAAGTATCTAATGAGGTGTCTGATGGAGACCTGACTAAGGTTATAGACATACATAGTAATAATGAAATAGGGATGCTTGCATCTAGTTTTAATAAGATGACTAATAATTTAAGAACTATGACTACAAAAATAAAAGAAACTACATCTAATATAACAGATTTTTCTCAAGAACTTCTTTCGTCAACTGAACAAGCTTCGGTTGTATCGGAACAAATAGCTATATCTACTCAAAATATAGCATCTGGTTCAGAAAAGCAATCTCAATCTACTGAAAATGTATTAAATAATATAAAAGAAGTTGTAAGTGGGATGGATAATATAAAGAATGAGGTCAAGGATGTTGTAGACAATGCTGATAATACAAGTGAATTAGCTATTCGAGGAAGAGAAAAAATGGTTGATATGGTAAACCAAATGAATACAATAAAAGAGAATGTGGGATATACAAGTAGTGTAATGGATGATCTTGAAAAGGCTTCTAAAGAGATTGCAGTTATACTACAGGTTATAAATAATATAGCTGATGAAACAAATTTATTGGCTTTAAATGCAGCGATAGAGGCTGCAAGGGCAGGAGAGAGTGGTAGAGGATTTGCTGTTGTCTCTGATGAAATAAGAAAACTTGCAGATGAATCAACTAAGTCAGCAGATAAGATACAGACCTTAATATTATCAAATCAGGAAAACACCAAAAAGGCTATGGAGGTTATACAACAAGGATTGGAAGAAACAAATAAAGGTGAAATTATAGTAACTGAAGTAGGGGACTACTTAAAAGATATATTAAATGGATTTGAAATAACAAAACAAAAATTATATAAGACTAATGAAAGTATTAATATATCAAATGAGAAGGCTAAAAATATAGAAAATGTTACGCATGAAATAGAAGCTATAACTATGGATTCGGTTGCAAGTACTGAAGAAGTTGCTGCATCTAGTGAGCAACAATCTGCAAGTATACAAGAAATATCCGCATCAGTACAAGAACTTTCTTGTATGACTAGAGAACTTGAACTTATGGTTGAACAATTTAAAGTTTAA
- a CDS encoding DUF881 domain-containing protein, whose product MKKSYVHILILSLVLGMGIGIQFKSNYNTVGELSFFDKQIIDQVNRVKQENKKLITKKEHLNNQLEILEENKIDDPLGKSMKENIDNLKITLGYKDVQGPGMVIKIGTEEDVNLGDLMEKNNFFVRLINQIKKHGGEAISINGQTVSQYSAIALAGNHINVNFTPIVQPYEIKVIGNTDALNKYTNDPNGEIEYMKSYDLDIDIKSHDMLTIKGIPREKELKHIAVD is encoded by the coding sequence ATGAAAAAATCCTATGTACATATATTAATACTTTCTTTAGTTTTGGGAATGGGAATTGGCATTCAATTTAAAAGTAATTACAACACAGTTGGAGAACTTTCTTTCTTTGATAAACAGATAATAGATCAAGTTAATAGAGTTAAACAGGAAAATAAAAAGTTAATAACTAAGAAGGAACACTTGAATAATCAACTAGAGATATTAGAAGAAAACAAGATAGACGACCCATTAGGTAAAAGTATGAAAGAAAATATAGATAATCTAAAAATAACTTTAGGATACAAGGATGTTCAAGGTCCTGGTATGGTTATAAAGATAGGTACCGAAGAAGATGTAAACTTAGGCGATCTTATGGAAAAAAATAATTTTTTTGTAAGATTGATTAATCAAATAAAAAAACATGGTGGGGAAGCTATATCTATAAATGGACAAACGGTTAGTCAATATAGTGCTATTGCTTTAGCAGGAAATCATATAAACGTAAACTTTACTCCAATAGTTCAGCCTTATGAAATAAAGGTTATAGGAAATACTGATGCTTTAAATAAGTATACAAATGATCCAAATGGAGAGATAGAGTATATGAAAAGTTATGATTTAGATATAGATATTAAGTCTCATGATATGTTAACTATTAAAGGAATTCCACGAGAAAAAGAGTTAAAGCATATAGCAGTGGATTAA
- a CDS encoding methyl-accepting chemotaxis protein: MKIKFNFNLNSIKTKITAIILLVIMVILTISTYLSIQTIDESMKKQLREDGLGLVKEITSQLERNSIAIDQIDEMLGNTIVSVAYIIGSKEQISNEYLMQVAENTGVSEIDVTDTNGVIIYSNLIENLGYKYPDTHAVKPLLEGSSDKVVEDIRKSEVSGDYYKYGATRLQNGGIVQVGIIANSIEEMQRSMDVQTVVDKMTEQDNIVFALFIDKNLNAVAHSEKDRIGMQLSDEGSIQAAQNGEQYTSEFMYKDTIPVYDVLMPVYDNGEHIGAIDIGISKKNLNSAIRSTMIKSIITAIVTFILSASIIIFVLGKMIDPIQKVVQVSKKVSDGDLTEKIDIKSNDEIGVLTEGFNDMIDNLSGITTKIQDVTLSVSSFSQELLASTEQAAMVSEQIALSTQDIAQGSEKQSLATNNVLNNIKEVGESMDHIKNEIVDVVDNANETSKLALQGREKMKDMITQMDVIKESVGYTSDVMIDLDEASKEIGDILEVINNIADQTNLLALNAAIEAARAGESGRGFAVVADEIRKLAEESMKSSDKIKDLITATQQNTQRASGAINQGAEETKKGESIVTEVSEYLERILDGFDLTKEKLLITSDNIADSNEKSQQVREFAREIEGISMDAVANTEEVAASSQEQSATINEMTKSAEQLSSMALELEEVTKQFKLN, encoded by the coding sequence ATGAAAATTAAATTTAATTTTAACTTGAATTCAATAAAAACAAAGATAACAGCAATTATATTATTAGTTATAATGGTTATATTGACCATAAGTACATATTTATCTATTCAAACAATAGATGAATCTATGAAAAAGCAGTTAAGAGAAGATGGATTAGGATTAGTAAAAGAAATAACATCTCAATTAGAACGAAATAGTATAGCAATAGACCAAATAGATGAAATGCTAGGAAATACAATAGTATCAGTTGCATATATTATTGGAAGTAAGGAACAAATTTCAAATGAATATTTAATGCAAGTAGCTGAAAATACAGGCGTTTCTGAGATTGATGTAACAGATACTAATGGGGTTATAATATACTCAAACTTAATTGAAAACCTAGGTTATAAATATCCAGATACTCATGCAGTTAAACCTTTACTTGAGGGAAGTTCAGATAAAGTTGTAGAGGATATAAGAAAAAGTGAGGTTTCTGGGGATTATTATAAATATGGAGCAACAAGGCTGCAAAATGGAGGCATAGTTCAAGTTGGTATTATCGCAAATTCTATAGAAGAAATGCAAAGGTCTATGGATGTACAAACTGTAGTAGATAAAATGACAGAACAAGATAATATAGTATTTGCATTGTTTATAGATAAAAACTTAAATGCTGTAGCTCATAGTGAAAAAGATAGAATAGGAATGCAACTATCTGATGAGGGAAGTATACAAGCTGCTCAAAATGGAGAACAATATACATCTGAATTTATGTATAAAGATACTATACCAGTTTATGATGTATTAATGCCTGTATATGACAATGGAGAGCATATAGGTGCTATAGATATAGGAATATCTAAAAAGAATTTAAATTCTGCTATTAGAAGTACAATGATAAAATCTATAATTACAGCTATAGTAACATTTATTCTTAGTGCGAGTATAATAATATTTGTACTTGGAAAAATGATAGATCCTATTCAAAAAGTAGTTCAAGTCTCTAAAAAAGTATCAGATGGAGATTTAACTGAAAAAATAGATATAAAATCAAATGATGAAATTGGAGTACTGACAGAAGGCTTTAACGATATGATAGATAATTTAAGTGGGATAACTACTAAAATTCAAGATGTAACTCTTAGTGTATCATCTTTTTCTCAAGAATTGTTAGCTTCAACTGAGCAAGCAGCTATGGTTTCTGAACAGATAGCTTTATCAACTCAGGATATAGCTCAGGGATCAGAAAAACAATCTTTGGCTACTAATAATGTGTTGAATAATATAAAAGAAGTTGGAGAATCTATGGATCACATAAAAAATGAGATTGTAGATGTGGTTGATAATGCTAATGAAACTAGTAAATTAGCACTTCAAGGTAGAGAAAAGATGAAGGATATGATAACACAAATGGATGTTATAAAAGAAAGTGTTGGATATACATCTGATGTTATGATTGATTTGGATGAGGCTTCAAAAGAAATAGGAGATATATTAGAGGTTATAAATAATATAGCAGACCAAACTAATTTATTAGCTTTAAATGCTGCTATTGAAGCAGCTAGAGCTGGTGAGAGTGGAAGAGGATTTGCTGTTGTTGCAGATGAAATAAGAAAGCTTGCTGAGGAATCTATGAAATCATCTGATAAGATAAAAGATTTAATAACAGCGACTCAACAAAATACTCAAAGAGCTAGTGGAGCTATAAATCAAGGCGCTGAAGAAACAAAAAAGGGAGAATCTATAGTAACTGAGGTATCAGAGTATTTAGAACGTATACTAGATGGATTTGACTTAACAAAAGAGAAGTTACTTATAACTAGTGACAATATAGCGGATTCTAATGAAAAGTCTCAGCAGGTTAGGGAATTTGCTAGAGAAATAGAAGGCATATCAATGGATGCTGTTGCTAATACAGAAGAGGTTGCAGCTTCTAGTCAAGAACAATCTGCCACAATAAATGAAATGACAAAATCTGCTGAACAATTATCAAGTATGGCTCTAGAACTTGAGGAAGTGACAAAACAATTTAAATTAAATTAA